The following coding sequences lie in one Seriola aureovittata isolate HTS-2021-v1 ecotype China chromosome 5, ASM2101889v1, whole genome shotgun sequence genomic window:
- the nsd3 gene encoding histone-lysine N-methyltransferase NSD3 isoform X5 has product MDFSFSFMQGIMGNTIQQPPQLIDSANIRQEGTCDTGSDPGEDGGPSYDAALDAEFSYPPSASEDMQQVSNGFPPGLGMYEPQAKFSMYSQFPNGSANGYGAIRSYGEHGLMPGEGTVLRGPGLQERPLSPVSPPLPTHHPHLHHHHHHPHHHHHAHHFHSNPPHIQTHSHPQSPTPPPLPSQHHLSQTPHIMTHTLPPPPPLHLPSSSPPPSLVDSTPSSQPSHAPSITPGGVLKKTSSPEIKLKIIKTYQNGKELFESALCGDLLQELQKESQKNEAAQMQRRHERKKEKRKKSARLQQQVQEQSLDQSQTQAGTTGQTEDTHVQPQPTEAPPAQTEKPQKTVIKAEPKTPKVPKVHHPSVIQETGFCKEFVIGDLVWSKVGTYPWWPCMVSSDPQMKVHTRINTRGHREYHVQFFGSVAERAWIHEKRIVMYQGKKQFDDLQSETLRKTTNPVERHKLLKPIPQRERSQWEVGVGHAEDAFLMTRQERIDNYTFIYVDPDPNEAPPNKKPNIRAERRNRRSSGSISKKEDGGVKSPERELPPRRQLPRRQCSVSNTEDNTNSQASSEEKNQRGDQRKASSPKQNAGCDARARQDSPPPVRAWKTAAARKLLPLSITMKRLNVEITKCDWPLLQKKAIPSPKKEKEEEEKEERVEREARQPDLGYCSPEQDSRAKPEPSPEEEEDGDEGEEEGEDRDERRGSPASRRSEEGGMQPTSSPGSHHSSPQGSQERKLQRRSVRSRSESERGSDPVPKKKTKKEQAEMAPETTMRTGSQKGASEISDACKPLKKRSRASTDVEMASSQYRDTSDSDSRGLNDPQGLFGKSLDSPAAADADASDTQSVDSGLSRQDSSTGKRDTVCQICEVYGEGLVVCEGDCNRQFHLECLGLTSLPEGRFTCLECRNGNHPCFSCKTVGQEVTRCSVLGCGCYYHEDCVRKLPGTTISSDGGFCCPHHSCATCCLERDLQRASKGRLMRCIRCPLAYHTGDSCVAAGSVALTHHIMICSSHGSAKRNGLLTSPVNVGWCFLCARATKKNVGKGGKLLCCDSCPASFHPECLEMEMPEGAWSCSDCRAGKKPHYKQIVWVKLGNYRWWPAEICNPRLVPSNIQSLRHDIGDFPVFFFGSHDYYWINQGRVFPYVENDKNFVTGQININKTFKKALEEAARRFQELKAQRESREALEQERNSRKPPPYKFIKSNKPVGKVQVHVADLSEIPRCNCRPTDEHPCSLDSQCLNRMLQYECHPQVCPAGDNCENQCFSKRLYAETEVIKTDGRGWGLRTNQALRKGDLVTEYVGEVIDSEECQQRIKRAHENHVTNFYMLTLTKDRVIDAGPKGNSSRFMNHSCSPNCETQKWTVNGDVRIGLFALCDIESGTELTFNYNLHCVGNRRTSCHCGSDNCSGFLGVQPMSAVVMEKEEKARNAKLKPKKRKLRPEGKHTHEYFCFCCGEGGELVMCDRKDCPKAYHLLCLNLTKPPYGRWECPWHDCSVCGAPASSLCDFCPRSFCGDHEAGALNASSLEGRPCCSSHNPISPLGSTSSSTQPRRSTLSPVRVKEEPEPEPGQQAAE; this is encoded by the exons ATGgatttctccttctctttcatgCAAGGGATCATGGGAAATACAATTCAGCAACCCCCTCAGCTCATTGACTCAGCCAACATCAGACAGGAAGGCACCTGCGACACCGGTAGTGACCCGGGCGAGGATGGTGGACCCTCCTACGATGCTGCCCTGGATGCAGAGTTCTCTTACCCGCCGTCAGCCTCGGAGGACATGCAGCAGGTCTCCAATGGCTTCCCGCCTGGTCTGGGCATGTATGAGCCGCAGGCCAAGTTTTCCATGTACTCGCAGTTCCCTAACGGCTCGGCTAACGGCTATGGGGCCATACGGAGCTACGGCGAGCACGGTCTCATGCCAGGGGAAGGGACGGTCCTGAGAGGCCCAGGCCTCCAGGAGCGACCTTTgtctcctgtttctcctccGCTGCCCACACATCACCCgcacctccaccaccatcatcatcacccccatcaccaccaccacgcGCACCATTTCCACTCAAACCCACCTCATATACAAACCCACTCGCACCCACAGAGTCCAACCCCACCGCCACTGCCTTCCCAGCACCATCTGTCCCAGACGCCACACATCATGACCCACacactcccccctcctcctccattacACCTGCCTTCCTCCAGTCCTCCCCCCTCACTTGTGGACAGTACTCCCTCTTCTCAGCCCTCTCACGCCCCGTCCATCACCCCTGGTGGGGTGCTGAAGAAAACCAGCTCTCCGGAGATCAAGCTGAAGATCATAAAGACGTATCAGAATGGAAAAGAGCTGTTTGAATCTGCGCTGTGTGGAGACCtactgcaggagctgcag AAGGAGTCTCAGAAGAACGAGGCCGCTCAGATGCAGCGCAGAcatgagaggaagaaggagaagaggaaaaagagtgcgaggctgcagcagcaggtccagGAACAGAGCCTGGACCAGAGCCAAACACAGGCAGGTACAACGGGCCAGACAGAGGACACCCACGTCCAGCCCCAGCCAACAGAAGCACCCCCGGCCCAGACAGAGAAGCCTCAGAAGACGGTTATCAAAGCTGAACCAAAGACACCAAAG gTTCCGAAGGTCCATCATCCATCAGTGATCCAAGAGACGGGCTTCTGTAAGGAGTTTGTGATAGGAGACCTGGTGTGGTCCAAGGTGGGCACCTACCCCTGGTGGCCCTGCATGGTCTCCTCTGACCCGCAGATGAAGGTCCACACTCGTATCAACACCAGAG GTCACAGGGAGTATCACGTCCAGTTCTTTGGCAGCGTTGCTGAGCGAGCATGGATCCATGAGAAGAGGATTGTCATGTACCAAGGGAAGAAACAGTTCGATGACCTTCAGTCCGAGACTCTGCGCAAGACCACAAACCCTGTAGAGAGACATAAA CTTCTGAAGCCTATCCCTCAGCGGGAGCGCTCTCAGTGGGAGGTAGGTGTAGGCCACGCAGAGGATGCCTTCCTGATGACGCGGCAGGAGCGAATTGACAACTACACTTTCATCTACGTTGACCCCGACCCAAATGAAGCCCCGCCGAACAAGAAACCCAACATCAGAGCTGAGAGACGAAACCGGCGCTCCAGCGGCTCAATCAGTAAGAAGGAAGATGGAGGAGTGAAGTcaccagagagagagctgcCACCGCGAAGGCAGCTGCCACGCAGACAGTGTAGTGTTTCAAACACAGAAGACAACACAAACTCCCAGGCCTCAAGTGAAGAGAAGAACCAGAGGGGGGACCAGCGTAAGGCCAGCTCCCCAAAACAGAATGCTGGTTGTGACGCACGAGCACGGCAGGACTCACCGCCGCCAGTCAGGGCctggaaaacagcagctgcGAGAAAGCTGCTGCCTCTCTCCATCACCATGAAGAGGCTGAATGTGGAGATCACAAAGTGTGACTGgcctctgctgcagaaaaaagcAATTCCATCtccgaaaaaagaaaaagaagaagaagaaaaggaggagagggtggagagagaagCCAGGCAGCCTGACCTTGGATACTGCTCTCCTGAG CAGGACAGCAGAGCTAAACCTGAGCCTagtccagaggaggaggaagatggggacgaaggagaggaagagggggaggacagGGATGAGAGAAGAGGCTCCCCTGCCAGTCGGAGGAGCGAGGAGGGAGGAATGCAGCCGACCTCCTCCCCTGGATCGCACCACAGTAGTCCACAGG GTTCTCAAGAGAGAAAGCTGCAGCGAAGATCAGTCCGGAGCAGGTCTGAGTCAGAGAGAGGCAGCGATCCCGTCCCTAAGAAGAAAACCAAAAAGGAACAG GCGGAGATGGCTCCTGAAACCACAATGAGGACAGGCTCACAGAAAG GTGCCAGTGAGATCTCGGATGCCTGCAAGCCTCTGAAGAAGCGAAGCAGAGCGTCAACAGATGTGGAAATGGCTTCATCTCAGTACAGAGACACGTCTGATTCTGACTCCAGAGGTCTCAACGATCCACAG GGTTTATTCGGGAAGAGTCTTGATAGTCcggcagcagcagatgcagacGCTTCAGATACTCAGTCTGTGGACTCTGGCTTGTCCCGACAGGACAGCAGCACTGGCAAGAGAGACACGGTCTGCCAG ATCTGTGAGGTGTATGGAGAGGGTTTGGTTGTGTGTGAAGGTGACTGCAACAGACAGTTTCACTTGGAGTGTCTTGGTCTGACATCCCTACCTGAAGGCAGATTCACCTGTTTGGAATGTAGAAATG GCAATCATCcatgtttcagctgtaaaacGGTGGGCCAGGAGGTGACACGCTGCTCTGTGTTGGGATGTGGTTGTTACTACCACGAGGATTGTGTCCGCAAACTCCCGGGCACCACTATCAGTTCGGACGGAGGCTTCTGCTGCCCTCATCACAGCTGCGCTACCTGCTGCCTGGAGAGAGACCTGCAACGAGCCAGTAAAG GTCGTCTGATGCGTTGTATCCGCTGCCCGTTGGCCTATCACACAGGAGACAGCTGCGTGGCGGCGGGTAGTGTCGCCCTCACCCATCACATCATGATCTGCAGCAGCCATGGCAGTGCCAAGAGGAACGGCCTCCTCACCTCCCCTGTCAATGTGGGCTGGTGCTTCCTGTGTGCCAGAG CTACCAAAAAGAATGTTGGGAAAG GAGGCAAGTTGCTGTGCTGCGACTCATGCCCAGCTTCCTTCCACCCGGAGTGTTTGGAGATGGAGATGCCGGAGGGCGCGTGGTCCTGCAGTGATTGCAGGGCAGGGAAGAAACCTCACTACAAACAGATTGTCTGGGTCAAACTGGGCAACTACAG GTGGTGGCCAGCGGAGATCTGCAACCCTCGCTTGGTGCCATCAAACATCCAGAGCCTTCGCCACGACATCGGTGACttccctgtgtttttctttggctCCCACGACTACTACTGGATCAACCAGGGCCGCGTCTTCCCCTACGTAGAGAATGACAAGAACTTTGTCACGGGTCAGATCAACATCAACAAAACCTTCAAGAAAG cTCTGGAAGAAGCAGCCCGGCGGTTTCAGGAGCTCAAGGCACAGAGGGAAAGCAGGGAGGCTCTAGAACAAGAACGCAACTCTCGCAAACCTCCACCGTACAAATTCATCAAG TCCAACAAACCAGTGGGGAAAGTGCAGGTACATGTAGCTGACTTGTCAGAAATCCCACGATGCAACTGCAGACCAACAGATGAGCACCCATGCAGCCTTGACTCCCAGTGTCTCAACCGCATGCTGCAGTACGAGTGTCATCCACAG GTGTGTCCTGCAGGAGACAACTGTGAGAACCAGTGTTTCTCCAAGCGGCTGTACGCAGAGACAGAGGTGATAAAGACAGACGGCCGTGGCTGGGGCCTCAGGACCAACCAGGCTCTcaggaag gGTGACCTTGTGACAGAATACGTGGGAGAGGTGATAGACTCAGAGGAGTGCCAGCAACGTATCAAACGCGCCCATGAAAATCATGTGACCAACTTCTACATGCTCACCCTCACCAAG GATCGCGTGATAGACGCCGGCCCAAAAGGAAACTCATCTCGGTTTATGAACCACAGCTGCAGCCCAAACTGTGAAACCCAGAAGTGGACGGTAAACGGAGACGTTCGCATCGGTCTCTTTGCCCTCTGTGACATCGAGTCTG GCACAGAGCTGACGTTCAACTACAACCTGCACTGTGTGGGCAACAGGAGAACGTCCTGTCACTGCGGATCAGACAACTGCTCTGGATTCCTCGGGGTGCAGCCAATG AGTGCCGTGgtgatggagaaagaggagaaggccAGGAACGCCAAGCTAAAGCCGAAGAAGCGGAAGCTGCGGCCGgagggcaaacacacacacgagtacttctgtttttgctgtggagaaggaggagagctGGTGATGTGTGACAGGAAGGACTGTCCGAAAGCGTACCACCTGCTGTGTCTCAACCTCACTAAGCCGCCATATG GACGTTGGGAATGTCCGTGGCATGACTGCAGCGTCTGCGGCGCCCCAGCTTCGTCGCTCTGTGATTTCTGCCCTCGCTCGTTCTGCGGGGACCACGAGGCGGGGGCACTCAACGCCTCCTCCCTGGAAGGCCGCCCCTGTTGCTCCAGTCACAATCCCATCAGTCCCCTGGGCTCCACCTCCAGCTCAACTCAGCCGCGGCGGTCCACTCTGAGCCCCGTCAGGGTCAAAGAGGAGCCGGAGCCGGAACCGGGCCAGCAGGCCGCAGAGTGA
- the nsd3 gene encoding histone-lysine N-methyltransferase NSD3 isoform X1, with amino-acid sequence MDFSFSFMQGIMGNTIQQPPQLIDSANIRQEGTCDTGSDPGEDGGPSYDAALDAEFSYPPSASEDMQQVSNGFPPGLGMYEPQAKFSMYSQFPNGSANGYGAIRSYGEHGLMPGEGTVLRGPGLQERPLSPVSPPLPTHHPHLHHHHHHPHHHHHAHHFHSNPPHIQTHSHPQSPTPPPLPSQHHLSQTPHIMTHTLPPPPPLHLPSSSPPPSLVDSTPSSQPSHAPSITPGGVLKKTSSPEIKLKIIKTYQNGKELFESALCGDLLQELQKESQKNEAAQMQRRHERKKEKRKKSARLQQQVQEQSLDQSQTQAGTTGQTEDTHVQPQPTEAPPAQTEKPQKTVIKAEPKTPKVPKVHHPSVIQETGFCKEFVIGDLVWSKVGTYPWWPCMVSSDPQMKVHTRINTRGHREYHVQFFGSVAERAWIHEKRIVMYQGKKQFDDLQSETLRKTTNPVERHKLLKPIPQRERSQWEVGVGHAEDAFLMTRQERIDNYTFIYVDPDPNEAPPNKKPNIRAERRNRRSSGSISKKEDGGVKSPERELPPRRQLPRRQCSVSNTEDNTNSQASSEEKNQRGDQRKASSPKQNAGCDARARQDSPPPVRAWKTAAARKLLPLSITMKRLNVEITKCDWPLLQKKAIPSPKKEKEEEEKEERVEREARQPDLGYCSPEQDSRAKPEPSPEEEEDGDEGEEEGEDRDERRGSPASRRSEEGGMQPTSSPGSHHSSPQGSQERKLQRRSVRSRSESERGSDPVPKKKTKKEQAEMAPETTMRTGSQKGASEISDACKPLKKRSRASTDVEMASSQYRDTSDSDSRGLNDPQGLFGKSLDSPAAADADASDTQSVDSGLSRQDSSTGKRDTVCQICEVYGEGLVVCEGDCNRQFHLECLGLTSLPEGRFTCLECRNGNHPCFSCKTVGQEVTRCSVLGCGCYYHEDCVRKLPGTTISSDGGFCCPHHSCATCCLERDLQRASKGRLMRCIRCPLAYHTGDSCVAAGSVALTHHIMICSSHGSAKRNGLLTSPVNVGWCFLCARGLLVQDLTDTILSSYAYKSHYLLTESNRAELKLPMIPSPSSATKKNVGKGGKLLCCDSCPASFHPECLEMEMPEGAWSCSDCRAGKKPHYKQIVWVKLGNYRWWPAEICNPRLVPSNIQSLRHDIGDFPVFFFGSHDYYWINQGRVFPYVENDKNFVTGQININKTFKKALEEAARRFQELKAQRESREALEQERNSRKPPPYKFIKSNKPVGKVQVHVADLSEIPRCNCRPTDEHPCSLDSQCLNRMLQYECHPQVCPAGDNCENQCFSKRLYAETEVIKTDGRGWGLRTNQALRKGDLVTEYVGEVIDSEECQQRIKRAHENHVTNFYMLTLTKDRVIDAGPKGNSSRFMNHSCSPNCETQKWTVNGDVRIGLFALCDIESGTELTFNYNLHCVGNRRTSCHCGSDNCSGFLGVQPMSAVVMEKEEKARNAKLKPKKRKLRPEGKHTHEYFCFCCGEGGELVMCDRKDCPKAYHLLCLNLTKPPYGRWECPWHDCSVCGAPASSLCDFCPRSFCGDHEAGALNASSLEGRPCCSSHNPISPLGSTSSSTQPRRSTLSPVRVKEEPEPEPGQQAAE; translated from the exons ATGgatttctccttctctttcatgCAAGGGATCATGGGAAATACAATTCAGCAACCCCCTCAGCTCATTGACTCAGCCAACATCAGACAGGAAGGCACCTGCGACACCGGTAGTGACCCGGGCGAGGATGGTGGACCCTCCTACGATGCTGCCCTGGATGCAGAGTTCTCTTACCCGCCGTCAGCCTCGGAGGACATGCAGCAGGTCTCCAATGGCTTCCCGCCTGGTCTGGGCATGTATGAGCCGCAGGCCAAGTTTTCCATGTACTCGCAGTTCCCTAACGGCTCGGCTAACGGCTATGGGGCCATACGGAGCTACGGCGAGCACGGTCTCATGCCAGGGGAAGGGACGGTCCTGAGAGGCCCAGGCCTCCAGGAGCGACCTTTgtctcctgtttctcctccGCTGCCCACACATCACCCgcacctccaccaccatcatcatcacccccatcaccaccaccacgcGCACCATTTCCACTCAAACCCACCTCATATACAAACCCACTCGCACCCACAGAGTCCAACCCCACCGCCACTGCCTTCCCAGCACCATCTGTCCCAGACGCCACACATCATGACCCACacactcccccctcctcctccattacACCTGCCTTCCTCCAGTCCTCCCCCCTCACTTGTGGACAGTACTCCCTCTTCTCAGCCCTCTCACGCCCCGTCCATCACCCCTGGTGGGGTGCTGAAGAAAACCAGCTCTCCGGAGATCAAGCTGAAGATCATAAAGACGTATCAGAATGGAAAAGAGCTGTTTGAATCTGCGCTGTGTGGAGACCtactgcaggagctgcag AAGGAGTCTCAGAAGAACGAGGCCGCTCAGATGCAGCGCAGAcatgagaggaagaaggagaagaggaaaaagagtgcgaggctgcagcagcaggtccagGAACAGAGCCTGGACCAGAGCCAAACACAGGCAGGTACAACGGGCCAGACAGAGGACACCCACGTCCAGCCCCAGCCAACAGAAGCACCCCCGGCCCAGACAGAGAAGCCTCAGAAGACGGTTATCAAAGCTGAACCAAAGACACCAAAG gTTCCGAAGGTCCATCATCCATCAGTGATCCAAGAGACGGGCTTCTGTAAGGAGTTTGTGATAGGAGACCTGGTGTGGTCCAAGGTGGGCACCTACCCCTGGTGGCCCTGCATGGTCTCCTCTGACCCGCAGATGAAGGTCCACACTCGTATCAACACCAGAG GTCACAGGGAGTATCACGTCCAGTTCTTTGGCAGCGTTGCTGAGCGAGCATGGATCCATGAGAAGAGGATTGTCATGTACCAAGGGAAGAAACAGTTCGATGACCTTCAGTCCGAGACTCTGCGCAAGACCACAAACCCTGTAGAGAGACATAAA CTTCTGAAGCCTATCCCTCAGCGGGAGCGCTCTCAGTGGGAGGTAGGTGTAGGCCACGCAGAGGATGCCTTCCTGATGACGCGGCAGGAGCGAATTGACAACTACACTTTCATCTACGTTGACCCCGACCCAAATGAAGCCCCGCCGAACAAGAAACCCAACATCAGAGCTGAGAGACGAAACCGGCGCTCCAGCGGCTCAATCAGTAAGAAGGAAGATGGAGGAGTGAAGTcaccagagagagagctgcCACCGCGAAGGCAGCTGCCACGCAGACAGTGTAGTGTTTCAAACACAGAAGACAACACAAACTCCCAGGCCTCAAGTGAAGAGAAGAACCAGAGGGGGGACCAGCGTAAGGCCAGCTCCCCAAAACAGAATGCTGGTTGTGACGCACGAGCACGGCAGGACTCACCGCCGCCAGTCAGGGCctggaaaacagcagctgcGAGAAAGCTGCTGCCTCTCTCCATCACCATGAAGAGGCTGAATGTGGAGATCACAAAGTGTGACTGgcctctgctgcagaaaaaagcAATTCCATCtccgaaaaaagaaaaagaagaagaagaaaaggaggagagggtggagagagaagCCAGGCAGCCTGACCTTGGATACTGCTCTCCTGAG CAGGACAGCAGAGCTAAACCTGAGCCTagtccagaggaggaggaagatggggacgaaggagaggaagagggggaggacagGGATGAGAGAAGAGGCTCCCCTGCCAGTCGGAGGAGCGAGGAGGGAGGAATGCAGCCGACCTCCTCCCCTGGATCGCACCACAGTAGTCCACAGG GTTCTCAAGAGAGAAAGCTGCAGCGAAGATCAGTCCGGAGCAGGTCTGAGTCAGAGAGAGGCAGCGATCCCGTCCCTAAGAAGAAAACCAAAAAGGAACAG GCGGAGATGGCTCCTGAAACCACAATGAGGACAGGCTCACAGAAAG GTGCCAGTGAGATCTCGGATGCCTGCAAGCCTCTGAAGAAGCGAAGCAGAGCGTCAACAGATGTGGAAATGGCTTCATCTCAGTACAGAGACACGTCTGATTCTGACTCCAGAGGTCTCAACGATCCACAG GGTTTATTCGGGAAGAGTCTTGATAGTCcggcagcagcagatgcagacGCTTCAGATACTCAGTCTGTGGACTCTGGCTTGTCCCGACAGGACAGCAGCACTGGCAAGAGAGACACGGTCTGCCAG ATCTGTGAGGTGTATGGAGAGGGTTTGGTTGTGTGTGAAGGTGACTGCAACAGACAGTTTCACTTGGAGTGTCTTGGTCTGACATCCCTACCTGAAGGCAGATTCACCTGTTTGGAATGTAGAAATG GCAATCATCcatgtttcagctgtaaaacGGTGGGCCAGGAGGTGACACGCTGCTCTGTGTTGGGATGTGGTTGTTACTACCACGAGGATTGTGTCCGCAAACTCCCGGGCACCACTATCAGTTCGGACGGAGGCTTCTGCTGCCCTCATCACAGCTGCGCTACCTGCTGCCTGGAGAGAGACCTGCAACGAGCCAGTAAAG GTCGTCTGATGCGTTGTATCCGCTGCCCGTTGGCCTATCACACAGGAGACAGCTGCGTGGCGGCGGGTAGTGTCGCCCTCACCCATCACATCATGATCTGCAGCAGCCATGGCAGTGCCAAGAGGAACGGCCTCCTCACCTCCCCTGTCAATGTGGGCTGGTGCTTCCTGTGTGCCAGAG GGCTGTTAGTGCAAGACCTTACTGACACCATATTAAGTTCATATGCCTATAAGTCCCACTACCTTCTGACTGAGTCAAATCGTGCTGAGTTGAAATTACCTATGATTCCCTCTCCTTCGTCAGCTACCAAAAAGAATGTTGGGAAAG GAGGCAAGTTGCTGTGCTGCGACTCATGCCCAGCTTCCTTCCACCCGGAGTGTTTGGAGATGGAGATGCCGGAGGGCGCGTGGTCCTGCAGTGATTGCAGGGCAGGGAAGAAACCTCACTACAAACAGATTGTCTGGGTCAAACTGGGCAACTACAG GTGGTGGCCAGCGGAGATCTGCAACCCTCGCTTGGTGCCATCAAACATCCAGAGCCTTCGCCACGACATCGGTGACttccctgtgtttttctttggctCCCACGACTACTACTGGATCAACCAGGGCCGCGTCTTCCCCTACGTAGAGAATGACAAGAACTTTGTCACGGGTCAGATCAACATCAACAAAACCTTCAAGAAAG cTCTGGAAGAAGCAGCCCGGCGGTTTCAGGAGCTCAAGGCACAGAGGGAAAGCAGGGAGGCTCTAGAACAAGAACGCAACTCTCGCAAACCTCCACCGTACAAATTCATCAAG TCCAACAAACCAGTGGGGAAAGTGCAGGTACATGTAGCTGACTTGTCAGAAATCCCACGATGCAACTGCAGACCAACAGATGAGCACCCATGCAGCCTTGACTCCCAGTGTCTCAACCGCATGCTGCAGTACGAGTGTCATCCACAG GTGTGTCCTGCAGGAGACAACTGTGAGAACCAGTGTTTCTCCAAGCGGCTGTACGCAGAGACAGAGGTGATAAAGACAGACGGCCGTGGCTGGGGCCTCAGGACCAACCAGGCTCTcaggaag gGTGACCTTGTGACAGAATACGTGGGAGAGGTGATAGACTCAGAGGAGTGCCAGCAACGTATCAAACGCGCCCATGAAAATCATGTGACCAACTTCTACATGCTCACCCTCACCAAG GATCGCGTGATAGACGCCGGCCCAAAAGGAAACTCATCTCGGTTTATGAACCACAGCTGCAGCCCAAACTGTGAAACCCAGAAGTGGACGGTAAACGGAGACGTTCGCATCGGTCTCTTTGCCCTCTGTGACATCGAGTCTG GCACAGAGCTGACGTTCAACTACAACCTGCACTGTGTGGGCAACAGGAGAACGTCCTGTCACTGCGGATCAGACAACTGCTCTGGATTCCTCGGGGTGCAGCCAATG AGTGCCGTGgtgatggagaaagaggagaaggccAGGAACGCCAAGCTAAAGCCGAAGAAGCGGAAGCTGCGGCCGgagggcaaacacacacacgagtacttctgtttttgctgtggagaaggaggagagctGGTGATGTGTGACAGGAAGGACTGTCCGAAAGCGTACCACCTGCTGTGTCTCAACCTCACTAAGCCGCCATATG GACGTTGGGAATGTCCGTGGCATGACTGCAGCGTCTGCGGCGCCCCAGCTTCGTCGCTCTGTGATTTCTGCCCTCGCTCGTTCTGCGGGGACCACGAGGCGGGGGCACTCAACGCCTCCTCCCTGGAAGGCCGCCCCTGTTGCTCCAGTCACAATCCCATCAGTCCCCTGGGCTCCACCTCCAGCTCAACTCAGCCGCGGCGGTCCACTCTGAGCCCCGTCAGGGTCAAAGAGGAGCCGGAGCCGGAACCGGGCCAGCAGGCCGCAGAGTGA